The following proteins are co-located in the Anas platyrhynchos isolate ZD024472 breed Pekin duck chromosome 1, IASCAAS_PekinDuck_T2T, whole genome shotgun sequence genome:
- the LOC140002661 gene encoding uncharacterized protein, which produces MAADGNSSDNEINDIKQEPLPEDMSYGFAPDELFESSDSPAPEPLAQDKGAACDAPGASTRGEKDPQALPEDPETKHLPHHSSEEDAGQDNVFSSLGFPRKLWQLAESEEFKAIWWGPSGNCIVIDKEMFEAEVLGRTRPPRVFETERMQSFIRQLNLYGFRKLQQDPQRSASLPDLPKEEDAFSAPRKLLYYYNANFKRAAPHLLKNCKRRVAPKRKALQAGLDESCPSSSLNSQPGCRDVDMEEDDPMAAAPAETQPAARAGSPVPRHWAKATPEASGAPTASQGASPTLPDPAAAAGRAKQQRLDPSLLLAGSSHTSAAAPAPSPHHVLPSHIPLCPNAGAPQAPPAALPPCRQLPFPLALLAVASAAALLQPYSWQCLAAPHCPTCTCEQDRAAAGHTMAPRHGTR; this is translated from the exons ATGGCTGCAGACGGAAACTCGAGTGACAACGAGATAAATGACATCAAACAGGAGCCACTGCCAGAAGACATGTCGTACGGTTTTGCTCCAGACGAGCTGTTTGAGTCTTCGGACTCCCCTGCTCCTGAGCCTCTGGCACAGGATAAAGGAGCAGCTTGTGATGCTCCTGGAGCATCaacaaggggagaaaaagatcCCCAAGCTCTCCCTGAGGACCCTGAGACCAAACACCTTCCTCATCATTCTTCTGAGGAGGACGCTGGCCAGGACAACGTCTTCTCATCCCTCGGCTTCCCAAGGAAACTCTGGCAACTGGCTGAAAGTGAGGAATTTAAGGCCATCTGGTGGGGTCCCTCTGGAAACTGTATCGTGATCGACAAGGAAATGTTTGAAGCGGAAGTGCTGGGAAGGACAAGACCTCCGAGAGTTTTTGAGACTGAGAGAATGCAAAGTTTCATCCGTCAGCTTAATCTCTATGGATTCAGAAAACTGCAGCAGGACCCGCAAAGATCTGCCTCGCTTCCTGATCTTCCTAAAGAAGAGGATGCATTTTCTGCTCCTAGGAAG CTACTCTACTACTATAACGCCAACTTCAAGAGAGCTGCTCCCCACCTGCTCAAGAACTGCAAGCGACGAGTTGCCCCCAAGAGGAAGGCCCTGCAGGCGGGGCTGGATGagagctgccccagcagcagcctaaattcccagcctggctgcagagaCGTTGATATGGAGGAGGACGACCccatggcagcagctccagcagaaacACAGCCAGCGGCACGCGCAGGGTCCCCAGTCCCCAGGCACTGGGCAaaagccacccctgaagccAGCGGTGCCCCGACAGCCTCGCAGGGAGCTTCTCCCACCCTGCCagatcctgctgcagcagcaggcagggccaAGCAGCAGCGTCTGGACCCCTCCCTGCTGCTagcaggcagcagccacacCTCAGCTGccgctcctgctccctccccacacCACGTCCTCCCTTCCCACATCCCCCTGTGCCCAAACGCAGGAGCTCCGCAGGCTCCCCCGGCTGCCCTGCCTCCGTGCCGGCAGCTACCCTTTCCACTGGCCTTGCTGGCAGTCGCCTCGGCTGCAGCCCTTTTGCAGCCATACAGCTGGCAGTGCCTGGCAGCCCCACACTGCCCGACCTGCACCTGCGAACAAGACAGGGCAGCTGCAGGCCACACAATGGCACCCAGGCATGGCACCCGCTAG